A stretch of Lactiplantibacillus brownii DNA encodes these proteins:
- a CDS encoding Cof-type HAD-IIB family hydrolase, translating into MITTIALDLDNTLLTSEKTISPRNEAVLKQLHTAGIRVVLCTGRPIKAIQPLLKQLGLTTPTDYSITFNGGLVQQNATSEVLARTSISKADIAPLYAYAKTLRIPLDVIDLTQVFSLVDLGKSTYETFLNGLMPFHDVTFDELPADDQFGKVVSSTTKAVNNRANLPESVKAKFHAVPSRRNLLEFLPQHTDKASGLKQLLAHFGEDYSNLMAFGDEENDLGMLEAAEVGVAMDNAIPAVKAVATDHTLNNDADGVAVFLEQYFSLA; encoded by the coding sequence ATGATTACGACGATTGCGCTGGATTTAGATAATACCTTACTCACTTCCGAAAAGACGATTTCACCCCGAAACGAAGCCGTTTTAAAGCAGCTTCATACCGCTGGGATTCGTGTCGTGCTCTGTACCGGTCGGCCTATTAAAGCCATTCAACCGTTGCTTAAACAATTGGGTTTAACGACGCCAACAGATTATTCAATCACTTTTAATGGTGGCTTGGTTCAACAAAATGCGACTAGCGAAGTTCTCGCACGAACAAGTATAAGCAAAGCGGACATCGCCCCACTTTACGCTTATGCCAAAACACTGCGAATTCCACTGGACGTGATTGACTTAACCCAAGTCTTTTCGCTCGTTGATCTCGGAAAATCAACTTATGAAACTTTTCTTAACGGGTTGATGCCATTTCATGACGTCACTTTCGACGAGTTGCCAGCTGACGATCAGTTTGGCAAAGTTGTCAGTTCAACCACAAAAGCAGTGAACAATCGCGCTAACCTGCCAGAGTCTGTCAAAGCAAAGTTTCATGCAGTGCCCTCACGTCGGAATTTGTTAGAATTTTTACCCCAGCATACCGATAAGGCCAGTGGCTTAAAACAACTCTTAGCCCACTTCGGGGAAGATTATTCTAACTTGATGGCCTTCGGTGACGAAGAAAATGACCTCGGCATGCTTGAAGCCGCGGAAGTTGGCGTCGCAATGGACAATGCCATTCCTGCAGTCAAAGCCGTCGCCACAGATCATACTTTAAATAATGATGCGGATGGCGTCGCGGTCTTTTTGGAACAATACTTTAGCTTAGCTTAA
- a CDS encoding GtrA family protein, translating into MLKTIMQLWHRYQSVLSYLIFGGLTTVVNFVVFWLFNDLIGWPVWLSNAIAWFLSVLFAYVTNKLWVFDSKTPTVKAVVAEASSFFGFRLLSFFVDEAIMVIGVTVLHGNNLLVKFLDQVIIVVMNWFFSKLFIFKDRAHKN; encoded by the coding sequence ATATTGAAAACAATTATGCAACTATGGCATCGCTATCAGAGTGTTTTGTCTTATTTAATTTTTGGTGGTTTAACCACCGTCGTCAATTTTGTCGTCTTTTGGCTATTTAACGATTTAATTGGTTGGCCAGTTTGGCTCAGCAACGCCATTGCTTGGTTCTTATCAGTCTTATTTGCCTATGTCACGAATAAGTTATGGGTTTTCGACTCTAAAACGCCGACGGTCAAAGCTGTCGTCGCAGAAGCCTCCTCTTTCTTTGGCTTTCGACTACTCAGCTTTTTCGTAGACGAAGCAATTATGGTGATTGGTGTTACTGTCTTACACGGGAATAACTTACTCGTCAAGTTCTTGGATCAAGTCATCATCGTTGTCATGAACTGGTTCTTCAGTAAACTATTCATTTTCAAAGACCGCGCTCATAAAAACTAA
- a CDS encoding DUF2829 domain-containing protein: MTFEAVLPALKKGQKAVRTGWEGTELYVVLQPTTTYQGDVLNPYFLIKTADEAFSLWSPTDCDILAEDWQLVD, encoded by the coding sequence ATGACATTTGAAGCAGTTTTACCCGCATTGAAGAAGGGCCAAAAGGCAGTACGAACCGGTTGGGAAGGAACCGAATTGTACGTGGTTTTGCAACCAACGACGACTTATCAAGGGGACGTCTTGAATCCATACTTCTTGATCAAGACCGCAGATGAAGCGTTTAGCCTGTGGTCACCAACCGACTGCGATATTTTGGCTGAAGATTGGCAGCTTGTAGACTAA
- a CDS encoding MalY/PatB family protein, which translates to MDQAAFIEKYATNRLNTNSLKWDALDQRYGNKDLIAMWVADMEFKVPEAVTTALTNRVAHGIYGYSYTPDSYYEAFINWEEQRHGLTLKKDWIRFGTGVVNSLYALVNTYTRPGDGVLILTPVYYPFFNAVQDNHRQLVTSELINDHGHYSIDFDDVEAKIKANEVRLFIQCSPHNPVGHVWTEAEETKILALCEQYHVLVISDEIHQDLEIDPENHPFISALTVANERFADNVIVVNSPSKTFNVACLLNSHVIIPNDQLRQQYDDFIKTINQTETNVLGQTAGEAAYRHGTEWLDQILEIIRGNYHYLKTELAAHAPKIVVADLQGTYLTWLDIRPYVKPEYTREFIQDKCGLAVDFGEWFSSNDKGFVRLNLATDPKYVHQAVQNIISCLAQLTK; encoded by the coding sequence ATGGATCAAGCAGCATTTATTGAAAAGTATGCGACTAACCGATTAAATACGAATTCGCTAAAGTGGGATGCTTTGGATCAGCGGTATGGTAACAAGGATTTAATTGCAATGTGGGTTGCGGACATGGAATTTAAAGTGCCCGAAGCGGTAACCACGGCACTGACAAACCGAGTGGCGCACGGGATTTATGGGTATTCTTATACGCCTGATAGTTATTATGAAGCGTTTATTAATTGGGAAGAGCAGCGACACGGTCTGACGTTAAAAAAAGATTGGATTCGTTTTGGCACCGGCGTGGTTAACTCACTGTACGCTCTAGTCAATACTTACACGCGACCAGGTGATGGTGTACTAATTTTGACTCCGGTTTACTATCCATTCTTTAACGCGGTCCAAGATAATCATCGTCAATTAGTCACCTCAGAGTTAATTAACGATCATGGCCATTATTCAATTGATTTTGACGACGTGGAGGCTAAAATTAAAGCCAATGAAGTTCGACTATTCATTCAATGTTCACCACATAATCCAGTGGGACATGTCTGGACTGAAGCAGAAGAAACAAAAATTTTAGCGTTGTGTGAACAATATCACGTTTTAGTCATTTCTGATGAAATCCATCAGGACCTAGAGATTGACCCAGAAAATCATCCATTTATTTCTGCTTTAACGGTCGCTAATGAGCGTTTTGCAGATAACGTGATCGTAGTGAATTCACCTTCAAAAACATTCAATGTGGCTTGTCTGTTAAACTCGCATGTCATTATTCCGAATGACCAGTTACGGCAACAATACGATGATTTTATCAAGACGATTAATCAAACTGAAACCAACGTGCTGGGGCAAACCGCCGGCGAAGCGGCTTATCGGCATGGTACTGAGTGGCTCGACCAGATTCTTGAGATTATTCGTGGCAATTACCACTATTTGAAGACTGAATTAGCGGCCCATGCGCCCAAGATTGTGGTCGCAGATCTCCAAGGCACTTATTTGACTTGGTTGGATATTCGGCCATACGTCAAGCCAGAATATACGCGTGAATTTATTCAAGATAAGTGTGGTTTAGCTGTAGACTTTGGTGAGTGGTTTAGTTCAAATGACAAGGGGTTTGTCCGTTTGAATCTAGCTACCGATCCTAAATATGTGCATCAAGCCGTTCAAAATATTATTAGTTGCTTAGCACAATTAACTAAGTAG
- a CDS encoding LVIS_2131 family protein, which produces MTSAWNWIGIIAWIIVLAVFVWVFHHIRVRRIKMIVERKHTFEWSNLIISGVELVVAFCLVIGMGYVTFNRQINLSDSKAVKVTYQYEPLVLRVGTEGSYYVAVDRSTSNKPVHVYNYWVKGAKYTVSSNKATVVSSLKQAKIMDTGIPWSQKMLQKQDNQHENAYVVKMTATYQPSFMNGLGVRVGHQAMTRWLIRVPAQSFINTTDISEQ; this is translated from the coding sequence ATGACTTCTGCATGGAACTGGATTGGGATCATTGCTTGGATTATTGTTTTGGCGGTATTCGTGTGGGTATTTCATCATATTCGTGTCCGTCGAATCAAAATGATCGTGGAACGCAAGCATACGTTTGAATGGAGTAATTTGATCATTAGCGGCGTTGAGTTAGTTGTCGCGTTCTGCTTAGTCATCGGCATGGGTTACGTGACCTTCAATCGGCAAATTAATTTATCAGATTCGAAAGCCGTTAAAGTGACTTATCAATATGAACCATTAGTTTTACGCGTTGGAACTGAAGGCTCATACTATGTTGCAGTTGACCGCAGTACCAGCAATAAACCTGTGCATGTCTATAATTACTGGGTTAAGGGTGCTAAGTATACGGTCTCCAGCAATAAGGCCACAGTCGTTAGTAGCTTAAAACAGGCGAAAATTATGGATACGGGGATTCCGTGGTCACAAAAAATGTTACAAAAGCAAGATAATCAGCACGAAAATGCGTACGTGGTTAAAATGACGGCGACGTATCAGCCATCCTTTATGAATGGTTTAGGGGTGCGGGTTGGTCATCAAGCCATGACACGTTGGTTGATTCGAGTGCCAGCACAATCATTTATTAATACGACCGATATTTCAGAACAATAA
- a CDS encoding 3-oxoacyl-ACP reductase, which produces MQFSEFKGQTVLITGAASGIGFAQTQAFLGQGARVIAIDQQPQPDNLVTTTALNYQVADVSDEAALTVAIKAGIADLGRPTIVCNTAGQLDAYRPTLETSLAQWQLILATDLTSQFIVTNTVLPGMLQEQHGVFVNMASIAGLVAGGGGAAYTAAKHAIIGYTKQLDLDYAGQGIRANCIAPGAIETPMNAADFEGDAKMATWVASETPAKRWAQASEVADLTLFLASRHADYIHGTVTPIDGGWLEK; this is translated from the coding sequence ATGCAATTTAGTGAGTTTAAGGGTCAAACGGTGCTAATTACCGGAGCCGCGTCTGGTATCGGCTTTGCCCAGACCCAAGCGTTCCTAGGACAAGGTGCCCGCGTGATCGCGATTGATCAACAACCACAGCCTGATAATTTAGTTACAACCACCGCGTTAAACTACCAAGTGGCGGATGTGAGTGACGAAGCTGCACTTACGGTTGCGATTAAAGCGGGGATTGCTGATCTTGGTCGACCCACGATCGTTTGTAATACGGCGGGTCAATTGGATGCGTATCGGCCAACTTTAGAGACGTCGTTGGCCCAATGGCAACTGATTTTAGCGACCGATTTGACGAGCCAATTTATTGTGACGAATACCGTGTTACCAGGAATGTTACAGGAACAGCATGGTGTCTTCGTAAACATGGCCTCCATTGCGGGTTTAGTTGCTGGTGGCGGTGGGGCGGCTTATACGGCCGCGAAACACGCCATTATCGGCTATACGAAGCAATTGGATCTAGATTATGCCGGTCAAGGCATTCGGGCCAACTGTATTGCGCCGGGGGCGATTGAAACGCCGATGAATGCCGCCGATTTTGAAGGTGATGCCAAGATGGCAACTTGGGTGGCCAGTGAGACACCCGCAAAACGTTGGGCTCAGGCGAGTGAAGTGGCTGATCTGACCTTATTTTTAGCGAGTCGACATGCGGACTATATTCATGGAACGGTCACGCCAATTGATGGCGGTTGGTTAGAAAAGTAG
- a CDS encoding sugar O-acetyltransferase yields MNLSEKFAYMATGQPYNDLDSELVATRRQSTIQTTALNTATEAQQASLFRQLVGSAGVAPVVQPNFRVEFGRNIHVGDYFYANYDCVMLDGAPITIGNRVLFGPKVGLYTSNHLFDTHEREVGGCIAKPITIGDRCWLAANVTVLPGVTIGAGTIIGAGSVVTHDIPAEVIAAGNPCQVLRAITPADKTGFDGTTFKL; encoded by the coding sequence ATGAATTTAAGTGAGAAGTTTGCGTACATGGCAACTGGACAACCCTACAATGATCTCGATTCAGAATTGGTAGCTACACGGCGCCAATCAACGATTCAGACAACGGCATTGAACACGGCAACCGAAGCACAACAAGCGTCGCTATTTCGACAACTCGTTGGCAGTGCTGGGGTAGCGCCGGTTGTTCAACCGAACTTCCGAGTTGAATTTGGTCGTAATATTCACGTTGGTGACTATTTTTATGCCAATTACGATTGTGTGATGCTTGATGGCGCACCCATTACGATTGGGAATCGCGTGTTATTTGGCCCCAAAGTAGGGTTGTATACGAGTAATCACCTTTTTGATACTCACGAACGTGAAGTCGGGGGTTGCATTGCTAAGCCGATTACCATTGGGGATCGTTGTTGGTTGGCCGCAAATGTGACGGTCTTACCTGGCGTCACGATTGGTGCGGGAACGATTATTGGTGCCGGAAGTGTGGTAACACATGACATTCCAGCCGAGGTGATTGCTGCCGGTAATCCTTGTCAAGTGTTGCGAGCTATTACCCCCGCCGACAAAACTGGTTTCGATGGCACTACCTTTAAACTGTAA
- a CDS encoding universal stress protein, with the protein MLQEYTNILVPLDGSKQAEAALNKAVAVAKRNQAHVDVLSVIDPGQFGYNLAGLADGDITYQLVQDSEAYLKGVVATIKKNGFEDIEFHIRMGSPKPIISQDFIEDHHNDLIMMGATGLNAMERVLEGSVTTFVQRNALTDVIVVKTDLNNTQVTK; encoded by the coding sequence ATGTTACAAGAATATACGAATATTTTAGTTCCCTTAGACGGTTCGAAACAGGCGGAAGCAGCTTTAAACAAAGCGGTAGCCGTCGCGAAACGTAACCAAGCTCACGTGGATGTTTTGTCCGTCATCGATCCTGGACAATTCGGCTATAACTTAGCCGGTTTGGCGGATGGCGACATTACGTACCAATTGGTTCAAGACTCGGAAGCCTATTTGAAGGGTGTTGTGGCAACCATTAAGAAAAACGGCTTTGAGGATATTGAATTCCATATCCGAATGGGCAGCCCGAAGCCAATCATCTCTCAAGACTTCATTGAAGATCATCACAACGACTTAATTATGATGGGTGCTACTGGCTTGAATGCCATGGAACGTGTCCTTGAAGGCTCTGTCACGACTTTCGTTCAACGGAATGCCTTAACAGATGTTATTGTGGTAAAAACAGATTTGAATAATACGCAAGTGACTAAATAA
- the thrC gene encoding threonine synthase, with the protein METLYRSTRETASRTMTSSQAVLQGLTPDGGLFVPVKLPTAQFDFDQLATMSYQEVAYEVLKLFFTDYTEAELKACIHAAYGDQFDDPAIAPVTKHGKQYYLELFHGPTIAFKDLALQILPHLMTTAAKKNQLSSDIVILTATSGDTGKAAMAGFADVPQTRIIVFYPKDGVSAIQKQQMITQVGDNTNVIAINGNFDEAQTKVKELLTDPALHQKLATKQLKFSSANSINIGRLFPQVAYYVYAYAQLIKQGQIKNGDEVNFSVPTGNFGDILAGYYAKQLGTPIHKLICASNRNNVLTDFFNTGVYNKNRNFFLTSSPSMDILVSSNLERLIFYLTGEDPVQTAGLMHDLKTTGKYSLTPAMRHAIKDFWAGFVTEGQDQHEIHHLYTRHHYTLDPHTAVASAVAKQYQAATKDQRPMVVVSTASPYKFPQAVLSAITGEPVTIDGLAAVDQLHTLIKTPIPATVDQLRQAPVRHHQVTETAQMGATIEQILNLN; encoded by the coding sequence ATGGAAACACTTTATCGCAGTACCCGTGAAACTGCAAGTCGCACCATGACCAGTTCACAGGCGGTCTTACAAGGCTTAACTCCTGACGGCGGCCTATTTGTCCCCGTTAAGTTACCGACCGCACAGTTTGACTTCGACCAACTCGCAACCATGTCCTATCAAGAAGTTGCTTACGAGGTGCTCAAGCTATTTTTCACTGACTATACCGAAGCCGAGTTAAAAGCTTGTATCCACGCGGCTTATGGGGACCAATTCGATGATCCGGCTATCGCACCAGTGACGAAACATGGTAAGCAATACTATTTGGAACTATTTCACGGCCCCACGATTGCCTTTAAAGACTTGGCGTTACAGATTTTACCACACCTCATGACCACTGCTGCTAAAAAGAACCAGCTCAGCAGTGACATCGTCATCTTGACGGCCACTTCCGGGGATACCGGTAAAGCAGCCATGGCGGGCTTCGCTGACGTCCCACAGACACGTATCATCGTCTTTTATCCCAAAGATGGCGTCAGCGCCATTCAAAAACAACAGATGATCACGCAAGTCGGCGACAATACTAATGTCATCGCAATTAATGGTAACTTTGATGAAGCCCAAACGAAGGTCAAAGAATTATTGACTGATCCAGCTCTTCATCAAAAGTTAGCCACCAAGCAACTTAAATTTTCGAGTGCCAACTCAATTAATATTGGCCGCCTCTTTCCACAAGTTGCCTACTACGTGTATGCCTACGCACAATTGATCAAGCAAGGCCAAATTAAGAACGGCGACGAAGTGAACTTCAGCGTGCCAACTGGGAATTTCGGTGATATTTTAGCTGGCTACTACGCCAAACAGTTAGGCACCCCGATTCACAAATTGATTTGTGCCTCTAATCGGAATAATGTCTTGACAGACTTCTTTAATACCGGCGTTTATAACAAGAACCGCAACTTTTTCTTAACGAGTTCACCGTCAATGGATATTCTCGTTTCAAGTAATCTCGAACGGCTGATCTTTTATTTGACGGGCGAAGATCCAGTACAAACGGCCGGACTGATGCATGATTTGAAGACCACCGGCAAGTATTCGCTCACTCCCGCGATGCGTCACGCCATCAAGGACTTCTGGGCGGGCTTCGTTACCGAGGGACAGGATCAACATGAGATTCACCATTTGTACACACGCCATCACTACACGCTCGATCCGCATACGGCGGTCGCTTCCGCAGTTGCCAAGCAATATCAAGCTGCCACCAAAGACCAGCGACCAATGGTGGTCGTTTCGACGGCCAGTCCCTACAAGTTTCCACAAGCCGTGCTATCGGCGATTACTGGCGAACCCGTGACCATAGATGGCCTAGCAGCCGTGGATCAATTACACACGTTGATCAAAACACCGATTCCCGCCACGGTCGACCAATTACGACAAGCACCCGTCCGTCATCATCAGGTCACTGAAACGGCTCAGATGGGGGCAACGATTGAACAAATTTTGAACTTAAATTAA
- a CDS encoding NUDIX hydrolase produces MIVEQNTPLVVCGIIGDETTLVVNKCLTGPFKNRYDLPTAPVTLRQTLSDSVTEIAANETGLTTAVESQLGTVQWLFPESARMLVSIFYLLEPVGGRLVTKRPAYTAALSAGAERVPLVQLNWANSSPLVLQAKRYLATGTFPIADQVIASYPIPETPQFLLN; encoded by the coding sequence ATGATAGTCGAACAAAATACCCCGTTAGTCGTTTGTGGCATCATTGGTGATGAAACCACTTTAGTTGTGAATAAATGCTTAACGGGTCCCTTTAAGAATCGTTACGATTTACCCACGGCGCCCGTGACGTTGCGGCAAACTTTAAGCGACAGTGTGACCGAAATTGCAGCCAACGAAACTGGCCTAACGACTGCTGTTGAAAGCCAATTAGGAACTGTGCAATGGTTATTTCCCGAATCGGCACGGATGTTAGTTAGTATATTTTACTTGCTAGAACCAGTTGGCGGTCGGCTGGTCACGAAAAGACCCGCATATACGGCGGCGTTATCTGCTGGTGCGGAGCGGGTGCCATTGGTTCAGCTGAATTGGGCCAATAGTTCACCATTAGTTTTACAAGCAAAACGTTATCTAGCCACCGGAACATTTCCAATTGCTGATCAAGTGATCGCGAGCTACCCAATTCCAGAAACGCCACAGTTTTTGCTAAATTAG
- a CDS encoding HIT family protein: MSDCIFCQPRPYVLENARAAAFFDNHPVSLGHLLIIPKQHYATYFEVPAADRAAMATLLDEAKVYLDGQYQPDGYNIGINVGPAAGQTIMHCHIHLIPRYRGDILHPEGGIRKLLPGEK; this comes from the coding sequence GTGTCTGATTGTATCTTTTGTCAGCCACGGCCGTATGTTTTAGAGAATGCACGCGCCGCGGCTTTTTTTGATAATCATCCAGTGAGTCTGGGGCATTTACTGATTATTCCGAAGCAACATTATGCCACTTACTTTGAGGTTCCCGCAGCGGATCGTGCCGCCATGGCAACGCTGCTTGATGAGGCCAAGGTCTATTTAGACGGGCAATATCAACCAGATGGTTATAATATTGGTATTAACGTTGGTCCGGCGGCTGGTCAGACGATTATGCATTGTCATATTCATTTGATTCCGCGTTACCGTGGGGATATTCTACACCCAGAAGGTGGCATTCGTAAGCTTTTACCTGGTGAAAAATAG
- a CDS encoding histidine phosphatase family protein translates to MKIYLIRHGEPDYTDVTANHYVGYGRDLGGLTPAGIKMAQRCAQQPELQQVQLILTSPFTRTMATTLEIARQVDVPVKVELGLHEWQPDRTGTLIENKAQVLESYTQYQRTPHQRPANFPYPYETSDEVRARVTAVFDKYAKQYDCIACVTHGEVMHQLTGQAKFDYCEIWPMTYPTT, encoded by the coding sequence TTGAAAATTTATTTAATTCGGCACGGTGAACCTGACTATACCGATGTCACTGCCAACCATTATGTGGGATATGGTCGTGATTTAGGCGGTCTCACGCCTGCTGGCATCAAAATGGCGCAACGTTGCGCACAACAACCTGAATTACAACAAGTCCAACTAATTTTGACTTCGCCATTCACCCGTACCATGGCAACAACCCTTGAAATCGCCCGTCAAGTTGACGTGCCTGTCAAAGTTGAATTAGGGTTACATGAATGGCAACCGGATCGCACTGGAACGCTCATCGAAAATAAGGCGCAAGTTTTAGAATCCTACACGCAGTATCAGCGAACCCCACATCAACGGCCCGCAAACTTCCCCTACCCTTACGAAACGTCAGATGAGGTCCGAGCACGGGTCACAGCAGTCTTTGATAAATATGCTAAACAATACGATTGCATCGCTTGTGTGACTCATGGCGAGGTCATGCACCAATTAACTGGTCAGGCCAAATTCGATTACTGTGAAATCTGGCCCATGACTTATCCTACAACCTAA
- a CDS encoding glycoside hydrolase family 13 protein, with protein MQLAGILHRPESEDTAILADHQVLMRIRTALTDIVQVELAYADMYLWQEGAPMQHVAMQKGLATQANQYWTIPINLPTNRAIYAFKLTDRDGQTIGYGDEGFFTDTAANWTVAGRYFHLPYLHVSDAELPPTWVKHTVWYQIFPERFANGDPTNDPKKCAAWGQLPVKRDSFYGGDLRGIIDHLDDIADLGVNGLYLCPIFTSPSNHKYDTIDHFEIDPHFGTKQDFQELVDQAHARGMKVMLDAVFNHFGDQSPQWQDVVKNGQQSRFADWFHIHGWPVGRDPQTGALNYETFATGAAMPKVNTQNPAVQQYLIDVTKYWIEQYNIDAWRFDVADEVDHGFWRKLCGALRQVKPDVYLLGEAWHSSQALVANGQFDAVMNYPLTQPILALFNHGLSLADYVGKTNLQLMQYRQPNQQVMFNALDTHDTARLLTVLNGNVAQAKAALTLLMLLPGTPCLYYGTEVGLAGGPDPDNRRCMPWQPENQDLTMRDFVKKLVTWRQSQADFLAESQLSWQIDGDVLRLTRQSAQQTVTATFNLGRQATAVTTNKIVLATGLTAENDLTLNGFVVSVK; from the coding sequence ATGCAACTAGCAGGAATTTTACACCGACCCGAAAGTGAAGATACAGCGATTTTAGCGGATCATCAAGTCTTGATGCGCATTCGAACGGCGCTAACGGATATAGTACAAGTCGAATTGGCCTACGCAGATATGTATTTATGGCAGGAAGGTGCACCGATGCAGCACGTAGCGATGCAAAAAGGCTTAGCCACGCAAGCTAATCAATATTGGACGATACCGATCAACTTACCCACCAATCGGGCGATCTATGCGTTTAAACTGACGGATCGTGATGGTCAGACGATCGGTTATGGGGATGAGGGGTTCTTTACAGATACCGCGGCCAATTGGACCGTTGCAGGCCGCTACTTCCATCTGCCTTATTTACACGTGAGTGATGCGGAGCTACCACCGACCTGGGTCAAACACACCGTTTGGTATCAAATTTTTCCAGAACGCTTTGCCAACGGCGATCCGACGAATGATCCTAAAAAATGCGCAGCCTGGGGTCAACTACCGGTCAAACGGGATTCCTTTTATGGTGGGGATTTACGTGGCATCATTGACCATTTAGATGATATCGCTGATTTGGGCGTGAACGGGCTGTATCTCTGTCCAATTTTCACGTCGCCATCCAACCACAAATATGACACGATCGACCATTTCGAGATTGATCCGCATTTTGGTACGAAGCAGGATTTTCAGGAATTGGTTGATCAAGCGCATGCGCGTGGGATGAAAGTCATGCTGGACGCGGTCTTTAATCATTTTGGCGACCAGTCACCGCAATGGCAAGATGTTGTTAAAAATGGGCAACAGTCACGATTTGCAGACTGGTTCCATATTCATGGCTGGCCAGTGGGGCGTGATCCACAAACTGGCGCGCTTAATTATGAAACGTTTGCCACTGGAGCGGCCATGCCTAAAGTGAACACACAAAATCCCGCGGTACAGCAATATTTGATTGATGTGACGAAGTATTGGATTGAACAGTATAATATTGATGCTTGGCGTTTTGACGTGGCGGATGAAGTTGACCATGGTTTCTGGCGTAAACTTTGTGGCGCATTGCGGCAAGTTAAACCAGACGTCTATTTATTGGGCGAGGCTTGGCATAGTAGTCAGGCGTTAGTGGCTAACGGTCAATTTGACGCGGTCATGAATTACCCATTGACGCAGCCTATCTTAGCGTTATTCAATCATGGGTTGTCATTGGCTGATTATGTCGGTAAAACGAATTTACAGTTAATGCAATATCGCCAACCGAACCAGCAAGTGATGTTCAATGCTTTGGACACCCATGATACCGCTCGGCTGTTGACGGTCTTGAATGGTAATGTGGCACAAGCCAAAGCGGCCTTGACACTTTTGATGCTGTTGCCAGGAACGCCATGTTTGTACTATGGCACGGAAGTCGGCTTAGCTGGTGGCCCAGATCCCGACAATCGGCGTTGCATGCCTTGGCAACCTGAGAATCAAGATTTAACCATGCGTGACTTTGTGAAAAAGTTAGTGACTTGGCGCCAAAGTCAGGCGGACTTTTTAGCAGAAAGTCAACTGAGTTGGCAAATTGATGGCGACGTGCTGCGCTTGACGCGGCAGAGTGCTCAACAAACGGTTACAGCGACATTTAATTTAGGACGGCAAGCCACCGCGGTGACCACAAATAAAATTGTGTTAGCGACCGGTTTGACCGCTGAAAATGATTTAACGTTAAATGGGTTTGTGGTTAGTGTGAAATAA
- a CDS encoding NUDIX hydrolase has translation MTEALDKAGRKGVVLSKQHLYSGPIFNLLKETIKTPDGLEVERDLIDHGNAVTILAITADDQVVLGSEYRVGRNSETIGLPAGLLNAGEDPLTAAKRELQEETGYLAHDSQIMTTISSSEGFTNEAVSLILTHIDPSERGERHFDHDEYVNTQLVPLTKVVALLKAGKIRSAQGICAVTWYLNFIRKD, from the coding sequence ATGACAGAGGCGTTAGATAAGGCTGGGCGTAAAGGCGTTGTGCTTAGCAAGCAACACCTTTACAGCGGGCCGATTTTTAATTTGCTCAAAGAAACGATTAAAACCCCTGATGGCTTGGAGGTCGAACGTGATTTGATTGATCACGGGAATGCCGTGACGATTTTGGCGATCACCGCGGATGATCAAGTCGTCTTGGGTTCGGAATATCGGGTCGGCCGCAATTCGGAGACGATTGGTCTGCCAGCTGGACTGCTCAATGCTGGTGAAGATCCATTGACAGCGGCTAAACGGGAGTTACAAGAAGAGACCGGCTATCTGGCGCATGATAGCCAAATTATGACCACGATTAGTTCTTCAGAAGGATTCACCAATGAAGCAGTGAGTTTGATTTTGACGCACATTGATCCAAGCGAGCGTGGTGAACGTCATTTTGATCATGATGAGTATGTGAATACGCAATTAGTGCCGCTAACCAAGGTGGTCGCCTTGTTAAAAGCCGGTAAGATTCGTTCGGCCCAAGGAATTTGCGCGGTGACGTGGTATTTGAATTTTATTCGGAAGGACTAA